The DNA segment AGATATGTAAGTTTgcaatttaatataaaaactgCAATAACTCTTCTATGTGTGGGTTCATGCTACACTAGAAGGTGATTGCAAATTTCAGACccaagaattaatttttttgataaatagagAATTAATTATGCCTTAAAAGGTTTTAATAAATAGAGAATTAATTATGCCTTAAAAGGTTTATGGTAGCTCACCAGAAAGTGTTACAGGGTCATACAAGCATCCTTAACTGCATTCCATATCAATCGGCTAGCAGAATTCATATTTAGCAATGTATACTGCAGCAACCTAAAGTCCATGTCACATTTCCATAGATAATACAAATTATCATAGAAACATACACACTGAAGGTACATTTTAGTTGTTGAAAAATGTAGgaaagtaaaacaaaattacTGCAGTATAATAGATTACAATAGGTGATCTGAGTTACAACCATTCAGAAAGAtagaaaatataacaaaatctcCTTAAACCATAATACCtgtgtttttttggttttattattgttttgtttgtgtACTGCCTTGTTTTTTGgacatttaataaaaaagtatcAGCAACTATGCCATGTTTTTGTATGTCATTTGAGCAAAGATGCACAACATGTTTATGTATGCCTTTAGACTAGATGCACATCACTTGCATTCAGCATGCAGTAgccatatattttgttttataatctcTCATATGGCATTGCATACATACTTTTCCAATGTGATGTTTTAGTAACACTTTAtccttcaatattttgttgaatgATGAATTGTTTAATTGATGATGATCCCTTCTTCACCACACTGTTGGAAATTGGCAAAACTGATATTAACAATCCCCCTATGGGCAGTGCAAGTGTTGATGTCCAAGCGACACAACCCCAACGGGaaaaaagcaaacaaaaatCCCAGGGTGTGTCATTTACTGTAGAGGAAGATACTATCCTCATTTCAGCTTGGCTTAACATTAGCATGAATCCCATACGGGGGACTGACCAATCATCTACacaaatgtggagtagaattTATGAGTACTACTCCACATATAAAAAACCTAATTGTCAAGAACAGTCTACAACCTCTTTGACCAATCAGTGGTCAATCATTCAAAAATGCGTCAATAAATTATGTGGTAGCTTAACCCAAGTTGAAGGAATGCATCCAAGCGGTGCAACTGAGCAGGACAAGGTATAATGCTTTTTACTGCTGTTTTGTGGTTCTAATTATTAAGTATTTGCAATGACATTAGTACTGATTGTGGAAACTATTTTGTAGATTGATAAGGCAAAAATCTTGTACCGAGAGAACCTCAAACATAACTTTACCATGGATCATTGTTGGAATCTATTGAGACACCAACCGAAATGGCAAGCACACATGGacctcataaaaaagaaaaatgggtcaAGTTCAGGTATTACTCCAAACTCAATACCTTTAGGGGAGGACATGGAAACTGTGCCCGTCGATTGTGAGAGACCTCCTGgaaagaaagttgaaaaagtaagagagaaagaaagaaaatgtaacGAAAGACAAAATCTAATAATTAAGAAGGCCTTAAGCCAAATTACAGATGATAGGAGGACTTGTATGATGGAGAGAAGAGAATCACAATTGAAGTATGAGAATGAAAGATCTGAGTTACTACTTCTTAAGAAGAGAAAACTTGATTTGGAAATTAAAACTGAAGAAGATAGATCTAACTTAGTAACTCTTAAAAAGAGAAAGGTTGATATTGAAATTATGTCCAAAGATATTGATTCGCTGAATGGTGTGCAGCAAGAGTATTTCcataatcttcaaatggagATCATTGAGGAACAAAGGAATAGGGCCATATCTTGTACATAGTTTTGACTATGGTTActtattttgggtattttgaaATTGTAAATACTGTGGTGACATTATTTTGGGTCTGTTTGTACTGCTGGTTGCACCaaattctatcatttttttgtACTACTGTTTGCTAACAATTTGCTTTGGAAAATGCTGAGAGCTGCCGTGGAGCTGGTGGTTGTTGCTGTGGAGCTGAGTGGTGCTGCCATGGAGCTGCTGTGGAGCTGCCGTGGAGCTGCTGTGGAGCTGCCAAGTTGTATTAAAATCAACTTTGTGGATTTTCTATTAAGTTGATTTTAATACATgggatttatttaaatttgtatGGAGGTTCTTTTGGTTAGAAGCTGAATTTGTATGGAACATATTTTGCAAACACTGAATTGTATGAGTAGAATTGTCCAACTTGTGAATTTGTATGAAATTAGAAGTCACATAGAGTATGTGTGGAATTTTCTGTCTTGCTGAATATATATGGTAGATTGAATTTATTGAACTTGGATGTGGAATTTGTATGGCATACATTTTGCAAACATTAAATTTGTATGGAATATAATTGTCTAAGTTGTGAATTTGTATGAAATTAGACCACACAGAGTATGTGTGGATTTTTCTGTGTTGCTGAATATATATGATAGATTTTGTCATCTACAAAGCAGATTGGTGACTACACGCCAATTTTGTGTAGGAAGATGACTATAGTAATATTTCTCAAGTTCCCTTCAGGACATCTTCCTCGTGAAATGGTCTGGTTTTCTTGTAGTAACTTTAGGGAGGGtacatgattattttatttccatttgcaatatttatcaaaaagaaatatatggtagattgaatttattggacttagatatagaatttttattgaatatatatatggaatttattgaatttttccTTAATGTTGGGGACAACAGCTTGTGGAAGGAAAACTCACGTATAGGCATAAATaacataagaaaaataaaaacatgggAAAAGAGAGTAAATGAGGAGTGTACCACCTTCAGCttaggaatttaaaaaaaaaaataaaaattaatattttattattatttggataaaaaatacaaaatctaatataaaatttttttttaaatttaaaattaatttttaaaagatataattttatatatgaagatAAAGAATCCGCTGGTGAAAGAGGGTActcataaacaaaaaaaaaaaaaaaaaggatgaaaagataaaagagaatATGTACCTactctcttttcttcttattcaagtGGCGTCCGGGCACTCTTTGGCAAGGTGCCCTTGCTTCCCACAGTTGAAACAGCCGCTTCTTCCTCCGGGACCCCCACTGCCACCGCTGAACCTCCCGGAAACGCCAATGTTGCGGCAATCCCTAGTCAGATGACCGAATTCCCCGCAGGTATAGCACGGGCCACCACTACCGCCACCTCTACAGTCCCTGGCCAAATGCCCGTACCCACCACAGTTATAACATGCGCCACCACCGCCACCGCCACCGCCATCGTTTCCTTGAGGACAGTCCCTAGCCATGTGCCCAACCTCACCACAACTGAAACAACCGCTGCCTCCGCCTCCGATGTTCCCTTTATAACAATCACTGGCCAGATGTCTAGGATCACCACAATTGTAACAACCAGTAACGCCGGCCCTACCGCCACCGTTTCGCCTATCTCCTCCACAACCGATTCTCCAACCCCCGCCGCCGCGTCCGGACCTGGCGTAACTGTCCTTCTTGTTACCCTGGAGAGGAGATCCGTCAGGACGGGTGACGTTCACGGCCTGAGTCCTGTCGTCAACGCCGAGCTCGATCTGGAACTCGACACGCTCGCCCTCGGCCAGGCTGCGAAAACCATCGGACTTGATAACGGACTGATGGAATAACAGATCTTCTCCTCCGTCTTCGGGCGCGATGAACCCAAAACCCTTGACGTCGTTGAACCAACGCACCACGCCTGTCGACCTCTCTTCTGTCATTGGATCAAACTTGAACCCCAAACCAGTACGAACGAAAATTGGAGAACTCTTCTTGCAGAGTTGCCATATAATATTTTCTCGCCTATCTTTCAAGAACAAGCTCTTGCTCTTTGCCTCCTCCTGCGCTCATATTTTCTCATCgttatgaaattatattttatttttaaatttattatctaatattagacctgataaaaataaaaaataataaatagattttttaaattaaaattaaatatttatataaaatttaagataatatataattagtaataaaataatttaagttaagatgttttacaTATTTTGGGAtaagaggaaagaaaattttaaaattaaaatgttataaaattaaaaatattattaaattataattttttaatattattgttctttccaaatttaataaaatttagttgttttttatattttgtttaaaaattttaaaaagttataatgattaagtaatgattagatgaaaaaattataaatttaaaattaaaaaatatttatatttaaatagtatttaaatattaaaatgagatgaattgaaattatttataaaaccaAACAAGAGCTTAGTTAATAGATCAATTTCCTATACTCTTAATTATGTAATAGTTAGTTTGCTTACTAATCAAACACAGAAGGTATGTttggttaagaaaaaattttgagaatattttacaataattttgTCTTTGTTCGAAGATAATTTCTCTTAGATTTAGTTCAAAAGTTCTATTTGCATTTATGCATGGGTAACACAGTACACTTTGTATGTCGTTTAGGAAAATGCTTATGCCAATAACAAAttgttttgagaattttgttatgaaattaaaagaaaaataatattataagagaaCAAGTTGTTATTTAATAATGAAAACCTTCATTATATATAAGTGAatgatattcatatatataggagtacaaaaagATTTATGTATAGCTTAAGTCATAATTGATGGTAAAagatggtcttaattgatggttaaaGAATGGCCTTAATTGATGACTAAATGGTTATAATTGATAGCTAAAGAtgatcttaattgatggctaaagatggtcatacaaattaatttataacacTCCCCTTTTAGATGACTAACCATAAAGAATATGCATTGTTAAGATTTTACCAAGGAAAAACTCAGTGAGAAAAAATTAatggcgaaagaaaaagagtacaacattCATATATACTACCAAGtgttttaagattgcctcattaaaatcttgtaaatgaaaacccagtgggatataACTttagcaaaggaaaaagagtacaatcagcacaagtcttcaagacatttacTCCCCTAAAAAATTCATGATAatagattttcaaattttcgCATTCTAATGTCCTGCacaatctttttaaatgttgtagttggtaatattttagtgaataaatatgccagattatcacttgattgtatctgcttgacattaatttcacatttctcctcaTGAATTACAATGATTTCTCTGTGTAGATTCGTAAGATAACATGCATtcgcatatccaactaattgtggacttgatccatgttgataaaataataacatattaatCGTACCTTGGAGGTAACGAATGACATGTTTAAtatcattccaatgtcttcgaatTGGTGCTGAattatatcttgcaagtaaattagcTGAAATATAATATCAAACCGAGTGCAATTTGTAAGATATATCAGgactccaattgcactgagaatAAGATACTTCAGGATTAAGAATTtctatcgtcttcacaaggacgaaatgaaTCTTTCTgaacatcaagtgatcgaataACTATTGGAGTCCTCAGGTGATAagctttgtccatataaaagtgtttcaagactttatagtgaaaggtcTTTGCATTAatgcatctcaatattatgtaccaactctttaaatgatgcagttggtaatgttttggtaaacaaatttgtcatattgattcaagatagttttaacattaaatttacTACTCTTCTAGAATTGTGCTCTTCTGTAGTTCTTGTGAATAACATAATTAGTGgagaagtcatcaaaattaatccaccaacctccatatttaacaaaaatggtGGCCACCTTTTTAGACCAAATAAGCACCGCATGATTTTACAGCTCTTCAAGACTTGGCAGGCGCCGCAGGattatgatgctacatctctttttttatatatatagagatatgCTTCACTAGAGACGTTGTGAAGCAATAGATATGCTTTATCTTTCCTTTTACTCACCTGAGGATGTTGTTCTTATGATAAgagcaaaaattcatttttctgaaAGGAGTTATTCTGATGTCATTTCAGAATTAAGATTTCTTAGTACTTAATATTTTACCTCTGTTACAaccatgtctcggaggttattaGCTAAAGTGAATGAGgtcaataaatttaataatcaaatatcttaattgcGTTAGAAGCTCTTTGTGAAAAGTTgtaagaacaagaacaagaaactGAAGGAAGAAAATAATGCGCTAAAACAGTATGCCCGTGATCTTCAGCCATGTATAGAGGATATGGAAAGAGAATGAGCTTAAATACGGGATCAACAGAAACATATATTTGAAGAAGTTCAAAGATTTAGAGAATAAGGACAAGCTGCATTTAATCTCGCCGCAGATATCTGAAAAATTCCAACTTCTAAGAGAGTAGGGGCAAGTTGCTTTTAATTTTATGGCCTAGTAAATAACTGTAAGATATCTGTATTTAGCGTATCCTCTATCAATATATGTAATTCtgtctttcataattttctttataaaagaaatattcagttcatcttcattcgcatcatatctttttcacttttctgtaattagtttacattcttactctgcaatggcccaataattttcttatgaccaatatatgaggtattataCACCTCGTTTACCAGTTGTTTTTGCTTCTACCATagatgctataatgcaatacaaaaataattgacTAATAAGTTAGTTGATGATGCTATCTACAAACTTGTAAGTCTCGATACCTGATACTCATAAActattgtcgcattttctcagcgactacaatccaaaacttgtaagattgacaaactcaacgagaaaatttctatcattcagcgacttcttctggagtctaacatgaaagtaaaagtaataaagtaagagaatatgaatttaaaatccttgcttgaCTCTTCTTTTCAATTGCCTACTTCTTTAGATAGAAATGCTATGCAAAGTTTTGAAGAGTAAgatcgtttaaagaatgaggcgaagagtctcaaatttctgtaattttgtttcgagataataaaataatattttataaatattcaccttctgtttctatcttcttgtagatattctgtgtgctccattttatttctcttttaatcatGCACATTTTTTACAAAACTGTattatgaatctgaaatactactTGCATTTAAGATATGGTATTTCAAaactattaattttatttatcttctcCTCGAAGCTATAAGGGTTTCTGATTTATATTTTAGATATGTACAGTTTTCATTAGCTTTTCTGGaatctcaatgacatttaaattatctatataaactgcaataaaagCTAATCTATATACTGTAAATATATGACAAATAGTTTGTTCCACATGCATTTGGATTgttttatatcatataaagatttttgaaatttgatagaATAAGTATTTCAGGACTATATGGTTCATGCATTTCATATCCagtaatccatataaatatgcagttaattatGCATACTCAAACTCTAGGTAACTATCAAGCgaataaaaacctcaatataattttatcaacttcaaaaacatatcaatattatttctgcgagaaactgactcgtgatttatatatcatattttcatttcctttgtaCAACTatctactgatatttaacaagcatcacctcttaggTGTTTGAAGTACAAGTTTATATGTATTACAAGTGATATCAATTTTGCaggaattatttctttctattttggccaatatttttacgttggtattcttcgacagttcttgccTCACTTTATTTATTACTTCTAATAATGTTAAGTGCCATCttaatgaaaatatgttattgacaacggttttatttttattcagaaTTTCTCTCTTACCCAAGAAATGTATCTAGAtatcgttattttcaggtacctgtcccttttcaagggaagacatttcataaAAATCCTCTTAAAGAGTTTTCTCTTCAAGAGGATTATTTTCAGGagatactcttcaagagtttttattataagagaattttgtacaaaaagtttggatggattttattacttgttttATGAGTACGGCCTATTCAGAagcaccaatttcttttttttttttgtgcttttctcttttggGATGCTTTATCTTTTATATGAATAGATCTCCCActcttttagacatgtct comes from the Carya illinoinensis cultivar Pawnee chromosome 8, C.illinoinensisPawnee_v1, whole genome shotgun sequence genome and includes:
- the LOC122318563 gene encoding cold shock domain-containing protein 3-like, with amino-acid sequence MTEERSTGVVRWFNDVKGFGFIAPEDGGEDLLFHQSVIKSDGFRSLAEGERVEFQIELGVDDRTQAVNVTRPDGSPLQGNKKDSYARSGRGGGGWRIGCGGDRRNGGGRAGVTGCYNCGDPRHLASDCYKGNIGGGGSGCFSCGEVGHMARDCPQGNDGGGGGGGGACYNCGGYGHLARDCRGGGSGGPCYTCGEFGHLTRDCRNIGVSGRFSGGSGGPGGRSGCFNCGKQGHLAKECPDAT